The Pan paniscus chromosome 12, NHGRI_mPanPan1-v2.0_pri, whole genome shotgun sequence genome window below encodes:
- the ATRAID gene encoding all-trans retinoic acid-induced differentiation factor isoform X2, with amino-acid sequence MASPSLACYKGGTRAVYPFIGPVLEEFWKRICTQCPGSVQNLSKVALYCKTTRELMLHARCCLNQKGTILGLDLQNCSLEDPGPNFHQAHTTVIIDLQANPLKGDLANTFRGFTQLQTLILPQDVNCPGGINAWNTITSYIDNQICQGQKNLCNNTGDPEMCPENGSCVPDGPGLLQCVCADGFHGYKCMRQGSFSLLMFFGILGSTTLSVSILLWATQRRKAKTS; translated from the exons ATGGCATCTCCTAGCCTAGCCTGTTACAAGGGTGGGACACGAGCCGTTTATCCATTTATCGGCCCCGTGTTAGAGGAATTCTGGAAACGT ATATGCACCCAATGTCCAGGGAGCGTGCAAAATTTGTCAAAAGTGGCCCTTTATTGTAAAACGACACGAGAGCTAATGCTGCATGCCCGTTGCTGCCTGAATCAGAAGGGCACCATCTTGGG GCTGGATCTCCAGAACTGTTCTCTGGAGGACCCTGGTCCAAACTTTCATCAGGCACATACCACTGTCATCAT AGACCTGCAAGCAAACCCCCTCAAAGGTGACTTGGCCAACACCTTCCGTGGCTTTACTCAGCTCCAGACTCT GATACTGCCACAAGATGTCAACTGTCCTGGAGGAATTAATGCCTGGAATACTATCACCTCTTATATAGACAACCAAATCTGTCAAGGGCAAAAGAACCTTTGCAATAACACTGGGGACCCAG aaatgtgTCCTGAGAATGGATCTTGTGTACCTGATGGTCCAGGTCTTTTGCAGTGTGTTTGTGCTGATGGTTTCCATGGATACAAGTGTATGCGCCAG GGCTCGTTCTCACTGCTTATGTTCTTCGGGATTCTGGGATCCACCACTCTATCCGTCTCCATTCTGCTTTGGGCGACCCAGCGCCGAAAAGCCAAGACTTCATGA
- the ATRAID gene encoding all-trans retinoic acid-induced differentiation factor isoform X1, with amino-acid sequence MFTEGGWRGPSFCEAATSASGRGEHRAEGVCSRLREAARRRGRPSLKGKRKRGSASVPERELGRMKTSAELHEQEKPPSSPRATGPGRLGHARGRGPDALRGGAAGPGRASSGAPRERKMAPHGPGSLTTLVPWAAALLLALGVERALALPEICTQCPGSVQNLSKVALYCKTTRELMLHARCCLNQKGTILGLDLQNCSLEDPGPNFHQAHTTVIIDLQANPLKGDLANTFRGFTQLQTLILPQDVNCPGGINAWNTITSYIDNQICQGQKNLCNNTGDPEMCPENGSCVPDGPGLLQCVCADGFHGYKCMRQGSFSLLMFFGILGSTTLSVSILLWATQRRKAKTS; translated from the exons ATGTTTACTGAGGGCGGATGGAGGGGCCCGAGTTTCTGCGAAGCCGCGACCTCGGCGTCCGGACGCGGGGAACACCGGGCTGAGGGAGTCTGCAGTCGGCTCCGGGAAGCCGCGCGGCGACGGGGGAGGCCTTCACTaaaggggaaaaggaagagggGGTCGGCCAGTGTCCCCGAAAGAGAGCTGGGGCGCATGAAGACCAGCGCAGAGCTCCACGAGCAGGAAAAGCCCCCAAGCAGCCCCAGGGCGACTGGACCGGGCCGCTTAGGCCACGCCCGGGGAAGAGGGCCTGACGCGCTGCGGGGCGGGGCCGCGGGGCCGGGTCGCGCGAGCAGCGGAGCACCAAGGGAACGGAAAATGGCGCCTCACGGCCCGGGTAGTCTTACGACCCTGGTGCCCTGGGCTGCCGCCCTGCTCCTCGCTCTGGGCGTGGAAAGGGCTCTGGCGCTACCCGAG ATATGCACCCAATGTCCAGGGAGCGTGCAAAATTTGTCAAAAGTGGCCCTTTATTGTAAAACGACACGAGAGCTAATGCTGCATGCCCGTTGCTGCCTGAATCAGAAGGGCACCATCTTGGG GCTGGATCTCCAGAACTGTTCTCTGGAGGACCCTGGTCCAAACTTTCATCAGGCACATACCACTGTCATCAT AGACCTGCAAGCAAACCCCCTCAAAGGTGACTTGGCCAACACCTTCCGTGGCTTTACTCAGCTCCAGACTCT GATACTGCCACAAGATGTCAACTGTCCTGGAGGAATTAATGCCTGGAATACTATCACCTCTTATATAGACAACCAAATCTGTCAAGGGCAAAAGAACCTTTGCAATAACACTGGGGACCCAG aaatgtgTCCTGAGAATGGATCTTGTGTACCTGATGGTCCAGGTCTTTTGCAGTGTGTTTGTGCTGATGGTTTCCATGGATACAAGTGTATGCGCCAG GGCTCGTTCTCACTGCTTATGTTCTTCGGGATTCTGGGATCCACCACTCTATCCGTCTCCATTCTGCTTTGGGCGACCCAGCGCCGAAAAGCCAAGACTTCATGA